The genomic stretch CATTGTTGACTCTTCTAAGGAAACCGTGTGTTTATTCAACCCGTCAAACAAAACGCAACGTTTAGTCCCTCCTGCTCCTTCTCGTAAACCGGGTGATGGTTTTGAGATTGTGGAGGTGTTCGGGTTTGGGTATGATAGTGTTACGGATGATTATAAGGTTGTTAGGTTGGCTCAGTGGGAATTGTTCGGGTATTTCGATAGGGAAGCGTATGTTTATAGTATGCGGAATGACTCGTGGGAGTCGGTTAATGATGAGACTGTTCTATATGCTCTTCAGGAGACCTGTGCTATTGCTGTTGATTCGACATTGTGGTTTGTCACAATTTCGAGTAATTCTGATTCCGTGTTGAAATGTTTTGATCTTAGGACTAATACGTTTTCGCTTGTCGATTTTCCCGAGTTTGATAGCGATAGTGGTAAGATGATGAATTTGAGAAATTTACGCGGGTGTTTGTGCTTGCTTGTGAGTTACCGTAAGTATAGGGATGACCCGGATAATAAGTTCACAGGGAACCCGTTTTACAACCATGAATTTTTATACGGGGATGTGTGGGAATTGAAAGACTGTAAGTGGGTTAAGCTGTTTAGGGTTCGAAAGAAGGAGATTAATAAGGATTGTATGTATCTTAGGCTTGTTACTTACTCGAAAGACGAGAAGAGTGTGTTGGTTGAGGTTGATGGTGCTTGGTTTGGGTGGTATGATTTGGTGACTAGAAAGATTAAGAGGGTTTCGGTTCAAGGGCTTCGACTCGAGGATTCTCCTCATGTGGCTTTTACCTGTGTGGATAGCCTTGTTTCGGTTGTGAATAACAAGGCGGTGTCGGAGAAGGAAGGAAAAAAGGGAGGGGAGGAAAAAAACAAGGTGCCTAAGAAGATCATTAAGAAGTAAAATCTATATCTTCTGCTATTATGTTTCCTTTTGAAGTTTTGTTTCTATGAATTGCAGGAGTCTTGTGTCAGTTGTGTGTGTATGTTGTTGTATTTGTGTAGATCAAATAGTTGACCTACTACCTTGGAATGGAATATGATAGAATACGATAGGTTAAACTCTTTTTACATTCCGATATCATAGAGTACACATTGTCGATGCATTTGAACATGTTTCGTCATGGATCTTTTGAAAAAAGTCTCTTCTTAATTACCCTTATCCTTACTTAGAATAGAAATATATTGTGTGCTTAATGTAGATCTTGTGTTACTAGAGTTTGCTGCTATATACATTCGACCCCCAACACCGCCATAGGCTGCGAAATTGTAGTAGCATTTCTCCTGGTTTTTACACTATATGGCTTGTTATTAGACATTGCTATGATCTTGGAAGTCCATGGTTATGCACATTCATCCACCTTATTTTGTCCTTTATTTGCTCAGGAACAATTTTCTGTCTTCGGGATTCAAGCTTAAGCTCTGACGACTGAATCAGCTTGAGAACTATGTTAGGTAATCTGCAATATCCTCTTTACCTCCATATTTTATCTGTATTTCATTATGAGAAAACAAATTATACTTGTCACTTAATGGAGTACTAGCGCATTGTCCCCCGTATTGTACCAACAGCTCAGGCTCTGGCCTCTGCATACTGCAGATTAGTTGAGACACTATTAGATTTGAGTGTAATATTCGTCAAAAATCATGTGTTGTTATCAACTTAAGTGAGTTTGAACTTCATAATCTTGCCTAAGAGTGTGTTTATTTCCCCACCAACATAGgcgagatttggagggaaaatcacctcctccattctccctccccttcccttcctttcccttccctcccctcccctccctttctctCCTTTTTTCCTATCCAAAGAAGGCCTAAATGTCAATGAGTTAAAACAAACTTACTGATTTTAGCCTCGGGTCGTTTATAATCTGCAGGACTTATGAGGTAACTACCCTGTTTTCTAGGAGTTACGGCTGATAGAGCTGGTAAGAACAGTGCTGCGTAGACTAATTAGCGGGCGATTGCACTTGGGACACGATGCACCAGGTGTCAATCCTAGTTCATTGCTTTTTTTTTGTTGGAAGAACTCTCGGTTGAGATTTGTTTTCTGATAATTACTTTCTGTAGACGTAATTAGTACTCCGTAACTTGTATTCGTTTAGCTGCATTCCCTAATGGCATAGTACTCGTAGTACGATCTTGTTCGTAGACAACTAGACATCTGAATCCGTAGATTTCTTTGGGTTCTGGTTGTTTATTATGCTTGTGAAAGAACACTTAGGCCTTGTTTGGGTAGgaaaaaaggagggaaaggaaggggagggggaaggagggaagagaaaggaaggggaggggagggaagggagaatggaggagatgattttccctccaaatcttgcctatgttggtgaggaaataatttgccttgtagGAGAGAAAtagagggatccattttccctcccctccaaatccctctTACCTTCAtcttgctaaccaaacaatggatttctcatccttccaattccctcacctccctttccctccaaatccctcaatccaaacacacccttattGTGACATCACTAAATACATGTTTTCATTAGTATTAACCGGGTTATGCACCTTCATTTTTGCTTTGCATAATTAATGTGAACATCATAAGTCAATCTAAGCTATATGCTTTGCATAGTTGATGTCAACATTGTGAGATCAATTCTAACTTTCCAAGATCAATTATCCTGGTCTAAGACAGGTTTATGGTACAACATAATTACAACGGCTATAACTAAGTGATATGTATGATATGCTATTTGATCGGATATCATACAATGACTGTTTTCAGTTTGTATTTTGAGATATTAGTGTGCCCCAGAAGTAGAGCTTACTAGTCCTTACAATCTTGTATGTAATCGAGTCCATAATTTACCCAATTCTACCTCGATCCTAAAGGTATGTTGCACCCAGATTTAATTTCAAGGTTTTGTCCATGACATAGCGGCCTCAGAAATACTCTAAACAAGCAAATTTTCTAAGACCTTAGCATACAAGAAGCAAGTGGAGAATGGGCCATCAGTATATCCTAATAAATGGAAAAGTTCCTAGATTTTGTTccattttaaaacaaaaaaaagattTTACTCACTTTTGTTAAACTATGTCTAGAGTAAATTGGTGTTGACTCCAATGTTGTGgaatatgtttttttttgtaaggatatgctaattttagtactctgttttttttttcgattgcATGTATAAATACAGAAACAAGTTTATTCGTAAAGTCATGGTTAAATGCATGGATGCATAACTGGGTAGAATCACCTTTGGCATGCAACTAATCAACTGTAAGTGATATATTTGTCACAATACAAAAAATGAGGTCTATGCCAAATGAGGTCTATGTAAGGTATGTTTTTTTCTGTTGGACACGATGCACCAATAAAACTATAATCTCCGTTCTGCGAGTGCCAATAGGTTGCATTATCATTTGTTAGGAATATAAGTCTTTGCTTCTGTATTATATGACTTGTTTTTATTGTCCATTTTATTGTTAGTTTATTCCGGAGCCTGACCACCTCAACCTGTTTTATAAACTCTTGAACAGCATCGGTGTGACCAAACCGGACAGCTAGGTGTAATATTGTAT from Silene latifolia isolate original U9 population chromosome 5, ASM4854445v1, whole genome shotgun sequence encodes the following:
- the LOC141656952 gene encoding F-box protein CPR1-like isoform X2 is translated as MAEYLPLELITEILTKLPVKSLHRFKCVSKTWNSLITSSNFIKQHLHQTLISNTNKLIISKKSILSSAISTIKLRFDIVNHPLNNLPHIPPVDIVESVHGLLLIVDSSKETVCLFNPSNKTQRLVPPAPSRKPGDGFEIVEVFGFGYDSVTDDYKVVRLAQWELFGYFDREAYVYSMRNDSWESVNDETVLYALQETCAIAVDSTLWFVTISSNSDSVLKCFDLRTNTFSLVDFPEFDSDSGKMMNLRNLRGCLCLLVSYRKYRDDPDNKFTGNPFYNHEFLYGDVWELKDCKWVKLFRVRKKEINKDCMYLRLVTYSKDEKSVLVEVDGAWFGWYDLVTRKIKRVSVQGLRLEDSPHVAFTCVDSLVSVVNNKAVSEKEGKKGGEEKNKVPKKIIKKNNFLSSGFKLKL
- the LOC141656952 gene encoding F-box protein CPR1-like isoform X1, coding for MAEYLPLELITEILTKLPVKSLHRFKCVSKTWNSLITSSNFIKQHLHQTLISNTNKLIISKKSILSSAISTIKLRFDIVNHPLNNLPHIPPVDIVESVHGLLLIVDSSKETVCLFNPSNKTQRLVPPAPSRKPGDGFEIVEVFGFGYDSVTDDYKVVRLAQWELFGYFDREAYVYSMRNDSWESVNDETVLYALQETCAIAVDSTLWFVTISSNSDSVLKCFDLRTNTFSLVDFPEFDSDSGKMMNLRNLRGCLCLLVSYRKYRDDPDNKFTGNPFYNHEFLYGDVWELKDCKWVKLFRVRKKEINKDCMYLRLVTYSKDEKSVLVEVDGAWFGWYDLVTRKIKRVSVQGLRLEDSPHVAFTCVDSLVSVVNNKAVSEKEGKKGGEEKNKVPKKIIKKNNFLSSGFKLKL